One Cucurbita pepo subsp. pepo cultivar mu-cu-16 chromosome LG20, ASM280686v2, whole genome shotgun sequence genomic window carries:
- the LOC111783137 gene encoding RING-H2 finger protein ATL77-like, protein MSTVAAAAAVSGLHCEVWQPQDLSETHCSFSSSSSEFPEFFIDFYVSSYATQGDQIISTLRYKNFRQRCDVLTQDSFSWSAISTMLSETNVPYHLQPFFIQQISISARGIATEPTNALSRTIPMVVELVLPEEAMEDSGYGSDTIMGTGSRRASRASIQEMERVEMNGVLSDCVICLDDIVSVGSEIDALRMPCLHIYHRNCIHKWLQLSNRCPLCRFQMPLEEE, encoded by the coding sequence atgtccaccgtcgccgccgccgccgccgtctccGGCCTCCACTGCGAGGTTTGGCAGCCCCAAGACTTATCTGAAACTCactgttctttttcttcttcttcttctgaatTCCCCGAGTTCTTCATCGATTTCTATGTCTCCTCTTATGCAACTCAAGGCGACCAAATCATCAGCACTCTTCGTTACAAGAATTTCAGGCAAAGATGTGACGTTTTAACTCAAGATTCCTTCTCTTGGTCCGCAATTTCCACTATGCTATCCGAAACCAATGTGCCTTACCATCTTCAACCCTTTTTCATTCAGCAGATTTCCATTAGCGCCCGCGGAATTGCAACCGAACCCACTAACGCTCTCTCCCGCACCATTCCCATGGTCGTCGAGCTGGTGCTGCCTGAGGAGGCCATGGAGGATTCGGGTTATGGGTCGGACACCATTATGGGAACTGGGTCGCGCCGGGCGAGTAGAGCTTCGATTCAGGAAATGGAGAGAGTTGAAATGAATGGGGTTTTGAGTGATTGTGTGATTTGTTTGGATGATATCGTTTCAGTTGGGTCTGAAATTGATGCACTTCGAATGCCTTGTTTACATATTTACCATCGAAATTGTATTCACAAATGGCTGCAACTCAGCAACCGCTGCCCCTTGTGTCGGTTTCAGATGCCATTGGAAGAGGAATGA